From the Falco biarmicus isolate bFalBia1 chromosome 19, bFalBia1.pri, whole genome shotgun sequence genome, one window contains:
- the PRCC gene encoding LOW QUALITY PROTEIN: proline-rich protein PRCC (The sequence of the model RefSeq protein was modified relative to this genomic sequence to represent the inferred CDS: deleted 2 bases in 2 codons), whose product MSLVAYASSEEESDAEEAGGEEEEAAAPPDEAAQQPPARGLFATLPPPKAPVMPPLPPPHQPLGSGFPLLPPPHGGPPPPFLMGPPPGMRGFSTPPPAMSPGQAAAVSLPEPAASWERERGAAQAGGLLLPPPRNAATTTAASTLSLPPPVSASAALPGAGVDLSLPKPKKRTEPVRITAPELHKGDSDSEEDEPAKKKNTLQGRGEGSGLSALLPQPKNLTVKETNRLLLPYAFSRKAGENASDSKPAKAPTSSSKTKPLSKPAVPTTPSPSAIKAAAKSAALQVTKQITQEDDDSDEEVEPENYFSLSDRSEPSLVGAEAYMYSGTVVSEDPPPGTETEPQFQDAAANAPLEFKTGAGSSGAQHSWAPKPGEDYGSQTYSQFPAYSEAGMAGAYYQDYYSSGYYQEVEPAQAPPQEMSTDSSFIDDEAFKRLQGKRNRGREEINFVDIKGDDQLSGAQQWLTKSLTEEKTMKSFSKKKGDQPTGQQRRKHQITYLIHQAKERELELKNTWSENKLSRRQTQAKYGF is encoded by the exons ATGTCCCTGGTGGCCTATGCC AGCAGCGAAGAGGAGAGTGATGCGGAGGAGGCCGGgggcgaggaggaggaagccGCCGCTCCTCCTGAtgaggcagcacagcagccgCCGGCCCGGGGGCTCTTCGCCACCTTGCCTCCCCCGAAAGCCCCCGTGATGCCCCCGCTGCCTCCGCCTCACCAGCCGCTGGGCAGCGGCTTCCCCCTGCTGCCGCCGCCCCACGGCGGGCCGCCCCCTCCCTTCCTTATGGGC CCCCCGCCTGGCATGAGGGGCTTCAGCACCCCCCCGCCGGCCATGAGCCCGGGCCAGGCCGCGGCCGTCAGCCTGCCCGAGCCGGCCGCCAGCTGGGAACGGGAGCGgggagcagcccaggctggggggctCCTCTTGCCTCCCCCGAGGAACGCTGCCACCACGACCGCTGCCTCTACCCTCAGCCTACCCCCTCCTGTCTCggcctctgctgctctgcccggCGCTGGGGTGGATTTGAGCCTCCCCAAGCCAAAGAAGAGGACAGAGCCGGTGCGGATCACGGCGCCCGAGTTGCACAAGGGAGAT tcagattcagaggaagatgaaccagcaaagaagaaaaacacacttCAG GGACGCGGCGAGGGCTCTGGCTTGTCTGCTTTGCTTCCTCAACCCAAAAATTTGACAGTGAAAGAGACCAATCGGTTACTTTTGCCCTACGCTTTCTCGAGGAAAGCGGGAGAAAACGCTTCTGACTCAAAGCCGGCTAAAGCCCCGACCTCttcctccaaaacaaaacctctgtCCAAGCCAGCGGTGCCCACCACTCCTTCTCCGTCTGCTATCAAAGCCGCTGCCAAGAGTGCTGCCCTGCAGGTAACCAAGCAGATCACGCAGGAAGACGATGACAGCGACGAAGAGGTCGAACCAGAGAACTACTTCTCCTTGTCCGACAGGAGCGAGCCCAGCCTCGTGGGTGCCGAGGCGTACATGTACTCTGGCACGGTGGTGTCAGAGGACCCCCCGCCCGGGACAGAGACAGAGCCCCAGTTCCAGGACGCTGCTGCTAACGCCCCTCTGGAGTTCAAGACGGGCGCGGGCTCCAGCggtgctcagcacagctgggcaccCAAACCGGGAGAAGACTACGGCAGCCAGACGTACAGCCAGTTCCCTGCCTACAGCGAGGCCGGCATGGCTGGTGCATATTATCAG GATTACTACAGCAGCGGCTACTACCAGGAGGTGGAACCGGCCCAGGCACCGCCGCAGGAGATGAGCACCGACTCCTCCTTCATAGACGACGAAGCG ttcAAGCGCCTGCAAGGCAAGCGGAACCGAGGGAGGGAAGAGATCAACTTTGTGGATATCAAAGGTGACGATCAGCTGAGCGGAGCCCAGCAGTGGCTGACCAAATCCTTAACGGAGGAGAAGACCATGAAATCGTTCAGCAAG AAAAAAGGAGATCAGCCCACGGGacagcaaaggaggaaacaCCAGATCACATACCTGATCCATCAG GCGAAGGAAAGAGAACTGGAACTGAAAAACACATGGTCTGAAAACAAGCTCAGCAGACGTCAGACTCAAGCCAAATACGGATTCTAA
- the SH2D2A gene encoding LOW QUALITY PROTEIN: SH2 domain-containing protein 2A (The sequence of the model RefSeq protein was modified relative to this genomic sequence to represent the inferred CDS: deleted 1 base in 1 codon), producing the protein MDDDRPLFSTFKPLGEDNTASTKPGRDTTRDQPQGAEQPLGHNDTGGRALPGSWPSPPGWSLPEGRPQPELVALRAQTRLWFEQTQARRLGAKGELPAWFHGFISRRETEQLLQDQPPGCFLIRFSESTVGFVLSYRGRDRCRHFVLDQLPDGRYVILGEQSAHAALADLLRHYATAPLAPYHEVLTVPCRREGEPRGGSQTPAGSSAVHPPSSKAPAKPLVYSTVAKGVPAARQVAAAPLLPAEPSTEGGSSREAPNVPPPLPAKASSLGAAQGSHSPAGGGAAPKGPSAQRVQPSFQEAAGPGSSQHHWEGGRSFQPGRGGHHEPSARAPRCRSQPRDERCKTTPGCSGAERPRKHLRAGFWTPSLSWADGQV; encoded by the exons ATGGATGACGACCGTCCCCTCTTCAGCACCTTCAAACCCCTCGGTGAGGACAACACAGCCAGCACCAAGCCAGGACGCGATACGACCCGGGACCAgccccagggagcagagcagcccctgggccATAACGACACAGGTGGCAGG gcCCTGCCAGGCTCCTGGCCGTCTCCACCAGGCTGGTCCCTGCCGGAGGGGCGacct cagccagagctggtggCCCTGCGTGCCCAGACGAGGCTGTGGTTCGAGCAGACACAAGCCAGGAGGCTGGGAGCCAAGGGCGAGCTCCCAGCCTGGTTCCACGGCTTCATCAGCCGGAG GGAGAcggagcagctgctgcaggatcAACCCCCAGGCTGCTTCCTGATCCGCTTCAGCGAGAGCACAGTGGGCTTCGTCCTGTCCTACAG GGGCAGGGATCGGTGCCGGCACTTTGTCCTGGACCAGCTGCCGGACGGGCGGTACGTGATCCTGGGGGAGCAGAGCGCCCACGCCGCGCTGGCCGACCTGCTGCGGCACTACGCCACTGCGCCCCTCGCGCCCTACCACGAGGTCCTGACGGTGCCGTGCAGGCGG GAAGGGGAGCCCCGAGGAGGGTCGCAGACCCCCGCcggcagcagtgctgtgcatcCCCCATCCAGCAAAGCACCAGCAAAGCCCCTGGTGTACAGCACCGTGGCCAAGGGGGTCccggcagccaggcaggtggccgcagcccccctgctccctgcgGAGCCCAGCACCGAGGGAGGCTCATCCAGGGAG GCTCCCAACGTCCCCCCGCCGCTGCCAGCCAAGGCCAGCTCCTTGGGGGCAGCTCAGGGGTCACACAGCCCCGCCGGCGGTGGAGCAGCCCCCAAAGGTCCCTCCGCTCAG CGTGTCCAGCCAAGCTTCCAAGAGGCGGCAGGTcccggcagctcccagcaccatTGGGAAGGTGGGAGAAGCTTCCAGCCCGGCCGGGGAG GGCACCACGAACCCTCGGCTCGAGCTCCCCGATGCCGGTCGCAGCCGCGGGACGAGCGCTGCAAAACAACCCCTGGCTGCAGCGGGGCAGAAAGACCCCGAAAACATTTACGAGCAGGTTTCTGGACACCGTCTCTAAGCTGGGCGGACGGGCAGGTCTAA
- the LOC130141201 gene encoding LOW QUALITY PROTEIN: dnaJ homolog subfamily A member 1-like (The sequence of the model RefSeq protein was modified relative to this genomic sequence to represent the inferred CDS: inserted 1 base in 1 codon): protein MVKETGYYDLLGVRPGASLDEIKRAYRRLALRYHPDKXPSEGERFKQISQAYEVLSDAHKRALYDRGGERAMKEGGLGSRGGSSGFGSPMDIFDLFFGGGVRMRGRADRRGKTVVHQLSVSLEDLYNGTTRKLSLQKNIICRKCGGCGVREGAQRRCPKCHGSGMEVRIHQLGPSMIQQIQTMCSQCQGQGEWIRPRDCCLTCNGRKVVREKKILSVHLDKGMKDGQKITFHEEGDQVPGLEPGTSSSSWIRRNTLFSDAAVTTSSSRGRSAWQTPCAAADRSSARWTTGPCLSPPSQVTLSDLGPEVCPQRGDARLQEPFPEGKTHRAIPGEVPRARWLPTDRLRQLQAFFPPQEEVMATEDTEEVELSDYTSHSGPGRRPYTGEAYHEDDFEDGMRQHVQCQTS from the exons ATGGTGAAGGAGACGGGATACTACGACCTGCTGGGCGTGCGGCCGGGAGCCAGCCTGGATGAGATCAAGCGGGCGTACCGGCGCCTGGCGCTGCGCTACCACCCCGACA ACCCCAGTGAGGGCGAGCGG ttCAAGCAGATCTCCCAAGCCTATGAGGTGCTATCGGACGCCCACAAACGGGCACTCTACGACCGCGGCGGGGAGCGAGCCATGAAGGAGGGCGGCCTGGGGAGCCGAGGAGGGAGCAGCGGATTCGGCTCCCCGATGGACATCTTTGACCTCTTTTTTGGCGGAGGAGTGCGGATGCGTGGCCGGGCGGACAGGCGAG GGAAGACGGTGGTGCACCAGCTCTCGGTGTCGCTGGAGGACCTCTACAACGGCACCACGCGCAAGCTCTCCCTGCAGAAGAACATCATCTGTAGGAAGTGCGGAG GCTGCGGGGTGCGGGAAGGGGCGCAGAGGAGGTGCCCCAAGTGCCACGGCTCGGGCATGGAGGTCCGCATCCACCAGCTGGGCCCCAGCATGATCCAACAGATCCAGACGATGTGTTCCCAGTGCCAGGGCCAGGGCGAGTGGATCCGGCCTCGGGACTGCTGCCTCACCTGCAACGGCCGCAAGGTCGTGCGGGAGAAGAAGATCCTCAGCGTTCACCTGGATAAAG GCATGAAGGACGGGCAGAAGATCACCTTCCATGAGGAAGGAGACCAGGTTCCCGGCTTGGAGCCTGGGACATCATCATCGTCCTGGATCAGAAGGAACACCCTGTTTTCAGACGCAGCGGTGACGACCTCATCGTCAAGAGGGAGATCAGCCTGGCAGACGCCCTGTGCGGCTGCCGACAGGTCATCCGCACGCTGGACAACCGGACCTTGCTTGTCTCCTCCCAGccag GTGACGTTATCCGACCTGGGACCTGAAGTGTGTCCCCAACGAGGGGATGCCCGTCTACAGGAGCCCTTTCCAGAAGGGAAAACTCATCGTGCAATTCCAG GTGAAGTTCCCCGAGCCCGCTGGCTGCCCACCGACCGCCTGCGCCAGCTCCAGGCCTTCTTCCCCCCCCAGGAGGAGGTGATGGCCACGGAGGACACAGAGGAGGTTGAGCTCAGTGACTACACATCCCACAGCGGCCCGGGCCGGCGGCCCTACACCGGCGAAGCCTACCACGAAGACGACTTCGAGGACGGCATGCGCCAACACGTCCAGTGTCAGACCTCATAG
- the NES gene encoding nestin, with protein sequence MLSTESFAGARALGEESLQMWDLNKRLEAYLARVKFLEEENEVLRAEIQSAKGSPAGDSWRAKYEEELRTLRDALDHAFREKCTAELARDNLYEEVQQVKSRCQKEQAAREEAKKQLSLSRKELEEERRAQIWLKERAVQLEKEVEALLEVHEEEKAGLDQEIANFSQSLETFRCAPVAFQPVEVEDYSKRLSEIWKGAVETYKTEVSQLEGSLCQAKENLWKAVEDNQQSQLQLQHLEKDLAGLKARKEMLEESLARQWQEQRGEAEKFQLAMEALEQEKQTLRVQIAQVLEDRQQLMHLKMSLSLEVATYRTLLEAESTRLQMPAGEYKLANGLRDLKLEVGSSSKLAPVSIEARRLLPWDHHASPSIFPRAEGRGPTAKAQSDPLTPKSQSPGARELQKISSVLHATAPPAASTAREPGGPSCPTPSPSQPGKAAPPLSPEPPSPVPPEPGSPGGEGPAWPGGARGEMGQGKEHPLPGAMVETHDASVEPPGAAAPPSLQFPAQLVSEVLEDALKEMKDDAQPKEEPTLSATWAPRATHAPSPIPPIDACKGAVTEGVREEQDPSEGAWDDEAPEAEERAGEAVLQGLAVESRTLRDGATSPPGPHPCGTAACLSTAVSREEMGAWEEEMPTALSPREPETVAHEEATSGPGQMGTTWEERERGEDEAEAPSMEASHLSEDEKERGPHSPRGEEGDFQDERMDAQEGESPQREAEAAQAVLMESHPVLPTESHLEEDLVDGEQEKFEYREIPVCEMDLAAEEERGLEMHPGQETCPEQEPSSIPEAIPAEEALSGAEENAVEREDPGRAKDGEGEKGKAGGEALGGEDPWAGEAVGPETLGQESGAQEEPRDLQENGFAGEVQEQEPELEPGEEPWGGEGDGNGQKAHAEDWEVTAEDTEGTLGTEEPAWADDTPTSAGGLESEERDGTSPAELEETQEDDEEDAESQGMSQQQPPPEDEPAPELARAEQDGTAGQPAQAPADAPWHGDSREATEAPEEPWEVQDEDADDELGSEPGQPESSSTGLVALQPVPGTSRESSELAEEDAERSEELDPASGMGRRMELEATLPDSTPLDLSEGEMLAAGAPSQNPAETEEPTEAAPASGAAPEEEGWLERRDKPPTPTMPESQEEEAGTEAAPAAEGVEEEEGYFMVSAPNQEVSSSEEAEISEDFEEIKVEATEASKDELEAPGEASPVPEDEGHFEAFVGEAEEDLKMPTEEPEMPKDEDEDDAGGFTAELEEDPAVLEADPGSPGAAGQLAGGTDEPAQGATGTGAGEGPARLEGLAAESDEEIPLALESDAGSTKMLPGCNLGLVGQEEEKEEEEEEEEEEEEEEEEDPGTAPHDTAVPIPPELQTPTMPVSPQPDQAEQTSDEQPPAEEEALEGDNPSPAGDEEPPEADPPRPGSPPEQGGFPEMIKESLSAADLSAKVSADVMKDSDILEIVEQALEFNQELVMGVRAAEGGQQDPSGTELPRDTGEDSSPASSSEEEPTVQEAPADAAMATEGPVRAENGLHREASLEDLTEFTEEVLNGITDAPPAQEFPTETADPTAVMPLQPSAPGDVTPATKLADATPRGKHGGADTSPVPSALGGDVLCLAPDQPPACRLRAEQEPWSSGDE encoded by the exons ATGCTGAGCACGGAAAGTTTCGCTGGGGCGAGAGCCCTGGGCGAGGAATCACTGCAGATGTGGGACCTCAACAAGCGGCTGGAGGCCTACCTGGCCCGCGTGAAGTTCCTGGAGGAGGAGAACGAGGTGCTGCGAGCTGAAATCCAGAGTGCCAAGGGCAGCCCCGCGGGGGACTCGTGGAGGGCGAAGTATGAAGAGGAGCTGCGGACCCTGCGGGATGCGCTGGATCATGCCTTCAGGGAGAAGTGCACAGCCGAGCTGGCCAGGGACAACCTTTACGAGGAGGTCCAGCAGGTGAAAAGCAGGTGCCAGAAGGAGCAGGCGGCCCGAGAAGAAGCCAAGAAGCAGCTATCCCTgagcaggaaggagctggaggaggagaggcGAGCGCAGATCTGGCTGAAGGAGAGAGCCgtgcagctggagaaggaggtggAAGCCTTGCTGGAGGTGCACGAGGAGGAGAAAGCGGGGCTGGACCAGGAGATCGCAAACTTCTCACAGAGCCTGGAGACCTTCCGCTGCGCGCCGGTGGCTTTCCAGCCAGTGGAGGTGGAGGACTACTCCAAGAGGCTCTCGGAGATCTGGAAAGGGGCGGTGGAGACCTACAAGACAGAGGTGTCACAGCTGGAGGGTTCCCTCTGCCAGGCCAAGGAGAACCTCTGGAAGGCTGTGGAGGACaaccagcagagccagctgcagctccagcacctggagaaGGACCTGGCGGGGCTCAAAGCACGGAAGGAGATGCTGGAGGAGAGCCTGGCCCGGCAGTGGCAGGAGCAGCGCGGGGAGGCAGAGAAATTCCAG CTGGCAATGGAGGCCctggagcaggagaagcagaCCCTGCGGGTGCAGATCGCCCAGGTGCTGGaggacaggcagcagctcaTGCACCTCAAGATGTCCCTCAGCCTGGAAGTGGCGACCTACAG GACGCTGCTGGAAGCGGAGAGCACCCGCTTGCAAATGCCAGCTGGGGAATACAAGCTGGCCAACGGCTTGCGAG ATCTCAAGCTggaggtgggcagcagcagcaagctggcaCCGGTGAGCATCGAGGCCAGgcggctgctgccctgggaccACCATGCCAGCCCCTCCATcttccccagggcagaggggagggggcCGACAGCAAAAGCCCAAAGTGACCCCCTGACACCCAAAAGCCAGAGCCCCGGTGCCAGGGAGCTCCAGAAAATCAGCTCAGTCCTCCATGCCACGGCACCACCGGCTGCCAGCACGGCCAGGGAGCCGGGTGGTCCCAGCTGCCCCACGCCGAGCCCCTCACAGCCTGGCAAAGCTGCCCCTCCTCTCTCCCCGGaaccccccagccctgtgccgcCAGAGCCAGGGAGCCCAGGGGGAGAGGGTCCCGCCTGGCCGGGGGGAGCCAGGGGTGAGATGGGCCAAGGGAAGGAGCATCCTCTGCCTGGAGCCATGGTGGAGACCCACGATGCCAGCGTCGAGCCCCcgggagcagcagctccccccagcctgcagttcccagcccagctggtcaGCGAGGTGCTGGAGGATGCTCTCAAGGAAATGAAAGACGATGCTCAGCCCAAAGAAGAGCCCACGCTCAGCGCCACATGGGCCCCCCGCGCCACCCATGCCCCTAGCCCCATTCCCCCCATCGATGCCTGCAAAGGGGCTGTCACAGAGGGGGTCAGGGAAGAGCAAGACCCCTCCGAGGGTGCCTGGGATGACGAAGCCCCCGAAGCagaggagagggctggggaagcCGTGCTCCAGGGGCTGGCTGTGGAGAGCAGAACCCTGCGGGATGGAGCCACGTCCCCACCAGGACCACATCCCTGTGGCACAGCTGCTTGCCTAAGCACTGCGGTGAGCCGGGAAGAGATGGGAGCATGGGAGGAGGAGATGCCCACTGCACTGAGCCCGAGGGAACCCGAGACAGTGGCCCACGAAGAGGCCACGAGTGGCCCTGGACAGATGGGGACCACCTGGGAAGAGCGAGAGAGAGGGGAGGATGAGGCAGAGGCCCCAAGCATGGAGGCATCGCACCTCTCGGAGGATGAGAAGGAGAGGGGACCCCACAGCCCCCGCGGGGAGGAAGGTGATTTCCAGGATGAAAGAATGGATGCACAAGAAGGCGAGTCCCCCCAAAGGGAAGCTGAAGCTGCTCAAGCTGTCCTCATGGAAAGCCACCCAGTTTTGCCCACGGAAAGTCACCTGGAAGAGGACCTTGTTGATGGAGAGCAGGAGAAGTTTGAATATCGGGAAATACCCGTGTGCGAGATGGAtctggctgcagaggaggaaagggggcTGGAAATGCACCCAGGGCAGGAGACGTGCCCAGAGCAGGAGCCCTCGAGCATCCCTGAGGCCATCCCAGCAGAAGAGGCTTTATCAGGGgctgaagaaaatgctgtggAGAGGGAGGACCCAGGCAGAGCTAAAGATGgtgagggagaaaagggaaaggccGGTGGGGAGGCGCTGGGAGGAGAAGACCCCTGGGCAGGGGAGGCTGTGGGACCCGAAACCCTGGGACAGGAGAGTGGAGCCCAGGAGGAGCCCAGGGACCTGCAGGAAAATGGCTTTGCAGGAgaggtgcaggagcaggagccGGAGCTGGAGCCAGGAGAGGAGCCCTGGGGCGGGGAGGGTGATGGCAACGGCCAAAAAGCCCATGCGGAGGACTGGGAGGTGACAGCAGAGGACACAGAGGGGACTCTAGGGACAGAAGAGCCAGCCTGGGCAGATGACACCCCGACAAGTGCAGGAGGGCTGGAAAGTGAAGAGAGAGATGGCACGTcgccagcagagctggaggaaacCCAGGAAGATGATGAAGAAGATGCTGAGAGCCAGGGgatgagccagcagcagccgccgccgGAGGATGAgccagccccagagctggcaAGGGCTGAGCAGGATGGGACCGCGGGGCAGCCTGCCCAGGCACCTGCAGATGCCCCCTGGCACGGGGACAGCCGGGAGGCAACCGAAGCTCCGGAGGAGCCATGGGAGGTGCAGGATGAAGATGCTGATGATGAGCTCGGCTCAGAGCCGGGAcagccagagagcagcagcaccgGCCTTGTGGCACTTCAGCCGGTGCCAGGTaccagcagggagagcagcgAGTTGGCAGAGGAGGATGCTGAGCGCTCGGAAGAGCTGGACCCAGCATCTGGGATGGGCAGGAGGATGGAGCTGGAGGCTACGCTGCCCGACAGCACGCCCTTGGACCTCTCCGAAGGGGAGATGCTGGCCGCGGGCGCACCCAGCCAAAACCCTGCGGAGACTGAGGAGCCCACAGAGGCAGCCCCTGCCTCTGGAGCAGCTCCGGAGgaggaagggtggctggaaaggaGGGACAAGCCACCAACTCCCACCATGCCTGAgagccaggaggaggaggcagggacagaggcagcCCCTGCGGCAGAGGGTgttgaggaggaggaaggttaTTTCATGGTCTCTGCTCCCAACCAAGAGGTGTCCAGCTCGGAGGAGGCTGAGATCTCCGAGGACTTTGAAGAAATCAAAGTTGAAGCAACCGAAGCCAGCAAAGATGAGCTGGAAGCTCCGGGAGAAGCATCTCCGGTGCCAGAGGATGAAGGGCACTTCGAGGCGTTTGTTGGTGAAGCAGAGGAAGACCTGAAGATGCCCACAGAAGAACCTGAGATGCCAaaggatgaggatgaggatgatgCTGGAGGCTTTACTGCTGAGCTGGAGGAAGACCCAGCTGTGCTTGAAGCAGATCCCGGCTCccccggggctgcagggcaatTAGCAGGTGGCACTGATGAGCCAGCCCAGGGCGCCACGGGCACCGGCGCGGGTGAGGGACCGGCACGCTTGGAGGGTTTGGCTGCTGAATCGGACGAGGAGATTCCGCTCGCTCTGGAGAGCGATGCCGGCAGCACCAAAATGCTCCCTGGCTGCAacctggggctggtggggcaggaggaggagaaggaggaggaggaggaggaggaggaggaggaggaggaggaggaggaggaggacccCGGCACAGCTCCCCATGACACGGCTGTGCCCATCCCCCCAGAACTCCAGACCCCCACGATGCCCGTTTCTCCGCAGCCTGACCAAGCAGAGCAGACATCGGATGAGCAGCCACCTGCGGAGGAGGAAGCACTGGAGGGTGACAACCCTTCCCCAGCCGGGGATGAGGAGCCCCCCGAAGCCGACCCACCTCGGCCGGGCTCCCCACCGGAGCAGGGAGGTTTTCCAGAGATGATTAAAGAAAGCCTGAGCGCGGCTGATCTCTCTGCAAAGGTGTCGGCAGACGTCATGAAAGACTCGGATATATTGGAAATAGTCGAGCAAGCCCTGGAGTTCAACCAGGAGCTGGTGATGGGAGTGAGGGCGGCTGAGGGTGGGCAACAGGATCCCAGCGGGACTGAGCTCCCCCGGGACACTGGGGAAGACTCCTCGCCTGCCTCGTCCAGTGAGGAGGAGCCGACGGTGCAGGAGGCACCGGCAGATGCGGCAATGGCAACAGAGGGTCCGGTTCGGGCTGAGAACGGGCTGCACCGGGAGGCCAGCCTGGAGGATCTGACTGAATTCACCGAGGAGGTGCTGAACGGCATCACCGATGCCCCACCGGCACAGGAGTTCCCCACCGAGACCGCAGACCCCACCGCGGTGATGCCACTACAGCCCTCAGCTCCTGGAGATGTCACCCCCGCCACCAAGCTGGCCGATGCCACCCCGCGTGGCAAGCACGGCGGAGCCGACACCAGCCCCGTACCGTCCGCTTTGGGGGGGGACGTCTTGTGCCTTGCACCCGACCAGCCGCCAGCGTGCCGGCTGAGAGCTGAGCAGGAGCCCTGGTCCTCAGGGGACGAGTGA